A genomic stretch from Mesoplodon densirostris isolate mMesDen1 chromosome 3, mMesDen1 primary haplotype, whole genome shotgun sequence includes:
- the SIRT6 gene encoding NAD-dependent protein deacylase sirtuin-6 isoform X6 → MSVNYAAGLSPYADKGKCGLPEVFDPPEELERKVWELAQLVWQSSNVVFHTGAGISTASGIPDFRGPHGVWTMEEQGLAPKFDTTFENARPTKTHMALVQLERVGLLRFLVSQNVDGLHVRSGFPRDKLAELHGNMFVEECVKCKTQYVRDTVVGSMGLKATGRLCTVAKSRGLRACRGELRDTILDWEDSLPDRDLTLADEASRNADLSITLGTSLQIRPSGNLPLATKRRGGRLVIINLQPTKHDRHADLRIHGYVDEVMTRLMKHLGLEIPAWDGPRVLERALPPLPRPPTPKLEPKEEAPAQLHSPAPASPKQEPAAEPGAQHDGSGPTSPKRERLDSPVPHRPPKRVKTEVVPS, encoded by the exons ATGTCGGTGAATTATGCGGCGGGGCTGTCGCCATACGCGGACAAGGGCAAGTGCGGCCTCCCCGAG GTCTTTGACCCCCCTGAGGAGTTGGAGCGGAAGGTATGGGAGCTGGCACAGTTGGTCTGGCAGTCCTCCAACGTGGTGTTCCACACGGGCGCGGGCATCAGCACAGCCTCAGGCATCCCCGACTTCAG GGGCCCCCATGGCGTCTGGACGATGGAGGAGCAGGGCCTGGCCCCCAAGTTCGACACCACCTTCGAGAACGCGCGGCCCACGAAGACTCACATGGCACTGGTGCAGCTGGAGCGCGTGGGCCTCCTGCGCTTCCTGGTCAGCCAGAACGTGGACGGGCTGCACGTGCGCTCCGGCTTCCCCAG GGACAAGCTGGCAGAGCTTCACGGAAACATGTTTGTAGAAGAATGTGTCAAGTGTAAGAC GCAGTATGTCCGGGACACCGTCGTGGGCAGCATGGGCCTGAAGGCCACCGGCCGGCTCTGCACCGTGGCCAAGTCAAGGGGGCTGCGGGCCTGCCG GGGGGAGCTGAGAGACACTATCCTGGACTGGGAAGACTCCCTGCCTGACCGGGACCTCACTCTGGCCGATGAGGCCAGCAG GAACGCGGACTTGTCCATCACGCTGGGCACCTCCCTGCAAATCCGGCCCAGCGGGAACCTGCCCCTCGCCACCAAACGCCGCGGAGGCCGGCTGGTCATCATCAACCTTCAGCCCACCAAGCAC GACCGCCACGCAGACCTGCGTATCCACGGCTATGTAGATGAAGTCATGACCCGGCTCATGAAGCATCTGGGCCTGGAGATCCCGGCCTGGGACGGCCCCCGCGTGCTGGAGAGGGCACTGCCACCCCTGCcccgcccacccacccccaagCTGGAGCCCAAGGAGGAGGCCCCCGCCCAGCTCCACAGCCCAGCGCCCGCCAGCCCCAAGCAGGAGCCCGCAGCTGAGCCCGGCGCCCAGCACGACGGCTCTGGGCCCACCAGCCCCAAAAGGGAGCGGCTGGACAGTCCTGTTCCCCACAGGCCCCCCAAAAGAGTGAAGACCGAGGTGGTTCCCAGCTGA
- the SIRT6 gene encoding NAD-dependent protein deacylase sirtuin-6 isoform X3, translating to MGAGTVGLAVLQRGVPHGRGHQHSLRHPRLQGPPWRLDDGGAGPGPQVRHHLRERAAHEDSHGTGAAGARGPPALPGQPERGRAARALRLPQGQAGRASRKHVCRRMCQVQYVRDTVVGSMGLKATGRLCTVAKSRGLRACRGELRDTILDWEDSLPDRDLTLADEASRNADLSITLGTSLQIRPSGNLPLATKRRGGRLVIINLQPTKHDRHADLRIHGYVDEVMTRLMKHLGLEIPAWDGPRVLERALPPLPRPPTPKLEPKEEAPAQLHSPAPASPKQEPAAEPGAQHDGSGPTSPKRERLDSPVPHRPPKRVKTEVVPS from the exons ATGGGAGCTGGCACAGTTGGTCTGGCAGTCCTCCAACGTGGTGTTCCACACGGGCGCGGGCATCAGCACAGCCTCAGGCATCCCCGACTTCAG GGGCCCCCATGGCGTCTGGACGATGGAGGAGCAGGGCCTGGCCCCCAAGTTCGACACCACCTTCGAGAACGCGCGGCCCACGAAGACTCACATGGCACTGGTGCAGCTGGAGCGCGTGGGCCTCCTGCGCTTCCTGGTCAGCCAGAACGTGGACGGGCTGCACGTGCGCTCCGGCTTCCCCAG GGACAAGCTGGCAGAGCTTCACGGAAACATGTTTGTAGAAGAATGTGTCAAGT GCAGTATGTCCGGGACACCGTCGTGGGCAGCATGGGCCTGAAGGCCACCGGCCGGCTCTGCACCGTGGCCAAGTCAAGGGGGCTGCGGGCCTGCCG GGGGGAGCTGAGAGACACTATCCTGGACTGGGAAGACTCCCTGCCTGACCGGGACCTCACTCTGGCCGATGAGGCCAGCAG GAACGCGGACTTGTCCATCACGCTGGGCACCTCCCTGCAAATCCGGCCCAGCGGGAACCTGCCCCTCGCCACCAAACGCCGCGGAGGCCGGCTGGTCATCATCAACCTTCAGCCCACCAAGCAC GACCGCCACGCAGACCTGCGTATCCACGGCTATGTAGATGAAGTCATGACCCGGCTCATGAAGCATCTGGGCCTGGAGATCCCGGCCTGGGACGGCCCCCGCGTGCTGGAGAGGGCACTGCCACCCCTGCcccgcccacccacccccaagCTGGAGCCCAAGGAGGAGGCCCCCGCCCAGCTCCACAGCCCAGCGCCCGCCAGCCCCAAGCAGGAGCCCGCAGCTGAGCCCGGCGCCCAGCACGACGGCTCTGGGCCCACCAGCCCCAAAAGGGAGCGGCTGGACAGTCCTGTTCCCCACAGGCCCCCCAAAAGAGTGAAGACCGAGGTGGTTCCCAGCTGA
- the SIRT6 gene encoding NAD-dependent protein deacylase sirtuin-6 isoform X5: protein MFVEECVKCKTQYVRDTVVGSMGLKATGRLCTVAKSRGLRACRGELRDTILDWEDSLPDRDLTLADEASRNADLSITLGTSLQIRPSGNLPLATKRRGGRLVIINLQPTKHDRHADLRIHGYVDEVMTRLMKHLGLEIPAWDGPRVLERALPPLPRPPTPKLEPKEEAPAQLHSPAPASPKQEPAAEPGAQHDGSGPTSPKRERLDSPVPHRPPKRVKTEVVPS, encoded by the exons ATGTTTGTAGAAGAATGTGTCAAGTGTAAGAC GCAGTATGTCCGGGACACCGTCGTGGGCAGCATGGGCCTGAAGGCCACCGGCCGGCTCTGCACCGTGGCCAAGTCAAGGGGGCTGCGGGCCTGCCG GGGGGAGCTGAGAGACACTATCCTGGACTGGGAAGACTCCCTGCCTGACCGGGACCTCACTCTGGCCGATGAGGCCAGCAG GAACGCGGACTTGTCCATCACGCTGGGCACCTCCCTGCAAATCCGGCCCAGCGGGAACCTGCCCCTCGCCACCAAACGCCGCGGAGGCCGGCTGGTCATCATCAACCTTCAGCCCACCAAGCAC GACCGCCACGCAGACCTGCGTATCCACGGCTATGTAGATGAAGTCATGACCCGGCTCATGAAGCATCTGGGCCTGGAGATCCCGGCCTGGGACGGCCCCCGCGTGCTGGAGAGGGCACTGCCACCCCTGCcccgcccacccacccccaagCTGGAGCCCAAGGAGGAGGCCCCCGCCCAGCTCCACAGCCCAGCGCCCGCCAGCCCCAAGCAGGAGCCCGCAGCTGAGCCCGGCGCCCAGCACGACGGCTCTGGGCCCACCAGCCCCAAAAGGGAGCGGCTGGACAGTCCTGTTCCCCACAGGCCCCCCAAAAGAGTGAAGACCGAGGTGGTTCCCAGCTGA
- the SIRT6 gene encoding NAD-dependent protein deacylase sirtuin-6 isoform X2, which yields MRRGCRHTRTRASAASPRSLTPLRSWSGRGPHGVWTMEEQGLAPKFDTTFENARPTKTHMALVQLERVGLLRFLVSQNVDGLHVRSGFPRDKLAELHGNMFVEECVKCKTQYVRDTVVGSMGLKATGRLCTVAKSRGLRACRGELRDTILDWEDSLPDRDLTLADEASRNADLSITLGTSLQIRPSGNLPLATKRRGGRLVIINLQPTKHDRHADLRIHGYVDEVMTRLMKHLGLEIPAWDGPRVLERALPPLPRPPTPKLEPKEEAPAQLHSPAPASPKQEPAAEPGAQHDGSGPTSPKRERLDSPVPHRPPKRVKTEVVPS from the exons ATGCGGCGGGGCTGTCGCCATACGCGGACAAGGGCAAGTGCGGCCTCCCCGAG GTCTTTGACCCCCCTGAGGAGTTGGAGCGGAAG GGGCCCCCATGGCGTCTGGACGATGGAGGAGCAGGGCCTGGCCCCCAAGTTCGACACCACCTTCGAGAACGCGCGGCCCACGAAGACTCACATGGCACTGGTGCAGCTGGAGCGCGTGGGCCTCCTGCGCTTCCTGGTCAGCCAGAACGTGGACGGGCTGCACGTGCGCTCCGGCTTCCCCAG GGACAAGCTGGCAGAGCTTCACGGAAACATGTTTGTAGAAGAATGTGTCAAGTGTAAGAC GCAGTATGTCCGGGACACCGTCGTGGGCAGCATGGGCCTGAAGGCCACCGGCCGGCTCTGCACCGTGGCCAAGTCAAGGGGGCTGCGGGCCTGCCG GGGGGAGCTGAGAGACACTATCCTGGACTGGGAAGACTCCCTGCCTGACCGGGACCTCACTCTGGCCGATGAGGCCAGCAG GAACGCGGACTTGTCCATCACGCTGGGCACCTCCCTGCAAATCCGGCCCAGCGGGAACCTGCCCCTCGCCACCAAACGCCGCGGAGGCCGGCTGGTCATCATCAACCTTCAGCCCACCAAGCAC GACCGCCACGCAGACCTGCGTATCCACGGCTATGTAGATGAAGTCATGACCCGGCTCATGAAGCATCTGGGCCTGGAGATCCCGGCCTGGGACGGCCCCCGCGTGCTGGAGAGGGCACTGCCACCCCTGCcccgcccacccacccccaagCTGGAGCCCAAGGAGGAGGCCCCCGCCCAGCTCCACAGCCCAGCGCCCGCCAGCCCCAAGCAGGAGCCCGCAGCTGAGCCCGGCGCCCAGCACGACGGCTCTGGGCCCACCAGCCCCAAAAGGGAGCGGCTGGACAGTCCTGTTCCCCACAGGCCCCCCAAAAGAGTGAAGACCGAGGTGGTTCCCAGCTGA
- the SIRT6 gene encoding NAD-dependent protein deacylase sirtuin-6 isoform X1 → MSVNYAAGLSPYADKGKCGLPEVFDPPEELERKGPPWRLDDGGAGPGPQVRHHLRERAAHEDSHGTGAAGARGPPALPGQPERGRAARALRLPQGQAGRASRKHVCRRMCQVQYVRDTVVGSMGLKATGRLCTVAKSRGLRACRGELRDTILDWEDSLPDRDLTLADEASRNADLSITLGTSLQIRPSGNLPLATKRRGGRLVIINLQPTKHDRHADLRIHGYVDEVMTRLMKHLGLEIPAWDGPRVLERALPPLPRPPTPKLEPKEEAPAQLHSPAPASPKQEPAAEPGAQHDGSGPTSPKRERLDSPVPHRPPKRVKTEVVPS, encoded by the exons ATGTCGGTGAATTATGCGGCGGGGCTGTCGCCATACGCGGACAAGGGCAAGTGCGGCCTCCCCGAG GTCTTTGACCCCCCTGAGGAGTTGGAGCGGAAG GGGCCCCCATGGCGTCTGGACGATGGAGGAGCAGGGCCTGGCCCCCAAGTTCGACACCACCTTCGAGAACGCGCGGCCCACGAAGACTCACATGGCACTGGTGCAGCTGGAGCGCGTGGGCCTCCTGCGCTTCCTGGTCAGCCAGAACGTGGACGGGCTGCACGTGCGCTCCGGCTTCCCCAG GGACAAGCTGGCAGAGCTTCACGGAAACATGTTTGTAGAAGAATGTGTCAAGT GCAGTATGTCCGGGACACCGTCGTGGGCAGCATGGGCCTGAAGGCCACCGGCCGGCTCTGCACCGTGGCCAAGTCAAGGGGGCTGCGGGCCTGCCG GGGGGAGCTGAGAGACACTATCCTGGACTGGGAAGACTCCCTGCCTGACCGGGACCTCACTCTGGCCGATGAGGCCAGCAG GAACGCGGACTTGTCCATCACGCTGGGCACCTCCCTGCAAATCCGGCCCAGCGGGAACCTGCCCCTCGCCACCAAACGCCGCGGAGGCCGGCTGGTCATCATCAACCTTCAGCCCACCAAGCAC GACCGCCACGCAGACCTGCGTATCCACGGCTATGTAGATGAAGTCATGACCCGGCTCATGAAGCATCTGGGCCTGGAGATCCCGGCCTGGGACGGCCCCCGCGTGCTGGAGAGGGCACTGCCACCCCTGCcccgcccacccacccccaagCTGGAGCCCAAGGAGGAGGCCCCCGCCCAGCTCCACAGCCCAGCGCCCGCCAGCCCCAAGCAGGAGCCCGCAGCTGAGCCCGGCGCCCAGCACGACGGCTCTGGGCCCACCAGCCCCAAAAGGGAGCGGCTGGACAGTCCTGTTCCCCACAGGCCCCCCAAAAGAGTGAAGACCGAGGTGGTTCCCAGCTGA
- the SIRT6 gene encoding NAD-dependent protein deacylase sirtuin-6 isoform X4, producing the protein MHQTLSPPWGHIGRSLTPLRSWSGRGPHGVWTMEEQGLAPKFDTTFENARPTKTHMALVQLERVGLLRFLVSQNVDGLHVRSGFPRDKLAELHGNMFVEECVKCKTQYVRDTVVGSMGLKATGRLCTVAKSRGLRACRGELRDTILDWEDSLPDRDLTLADEASRNADLSITLGTSLQIRPSGNLPLATKRRGGRLVIINLQPTKHDRHADLRIHGYVDEVMTRLMKHLGLEIPAWDGPRVLERALPPLPRPPTPKLEPKEEAPAQLHSPAPASPKQEPAAEPGAQHDGSGPTSPKRERLDSPVPHRPPKRVKTEVVPS; encoded by the exons atGCACCAGACACTTTCTCCGCCCTGGGGCCATATCGGAAG GTCTTTGACCCCCCTGAGGAGTTGGAGCGGAAG GGGCCCCCATGGCGTCTGGACGATGGAGGAGCAGGGCCTGGCCCCCAAGTTCGACACCACCTTCGAGAACGCGCGGCCCACGAAGACTCACATGGCACTGGTGCAGCTGGAGCGCGTGGGCCTCCTGCGCTTCCTGGTCAGCCAGAACGTGGACGGGCTGCACGTGCGCTCCGGCTTCCCCAG GGACAAGCTGGCAGAGCTTCACGGAAACATGTTTGTAGAAGAATGTGTCAAGTGTAAGAC GCAGTATGTCCGGGACACCGTCGTGGGCAGCATGGGCCTGAAGGCCACCGGCCGGCTCTGCACCGTGGCCAAGTCAAGGGGGCTGCGGGCCTGCCG GGGGGAGCTGAGAGACACTATCCTGGACTGGGAAGACTCCCTGCCTGACCGGGACCTCACTCTGGCCGATGAGGCCAGCAG GAACGCGGACTTGTCCATCACGCTGGGCACCTCCCTGCAAATCCGGCCCAGCGGGAACCTGCCCCTCGCCACCAAACGCCGCGGAGGCCGGCTGGTCATCATCAACCTTCAGCCCACCAAGCAC GACCGCCACGCAGACCTGCGTATCCACGGCTATGTAGATGAAGTCATGACCCGGCTCATGAAGCATCTGGGCCTGGAGATCCCGGCCTGGGACGGCCCCCGCGTGCTGGAGAGGGCACTGCCACCCCTGCcccgcccacccacccccaagCTGGAGCCCAAGGAGGAGGCCCCCGCCCAGCTCCACAGCCCAGCGCCCGCCAGCCCCAAGCAGGAGCCCGCAGCTGAGCCCGGCGCCCAGCACGACGGCTCTGGGCCCACCAGCCCCAAAAGGGAGCGGCTGGACAGTCCTGTTCCCCACAGGCCCCCCAAAAGAGTGAAGACCGAGGTGGTTCCCAGCTGA
- the SIRT6 gene encoding NAD-dependent protein deacylase sirtuin-6 isoform X7, protein MEEQGLAPKFDTTFENARPTKTHMALVQLERVGLLRFLVSQNVDGLHVRSGFPRDKLAELHGNMFVEECVKCKTQYVRDTVVGSMGLKATGRLCTVAKSRGLRACRGELRDTILDWEDSLPDRDLTLADEASRNADLSITLGTSLQIRPSGNLPLATKRRGGRLVIINLQPTKHDRHADLRIHGYVDEVMTRLMKHLGLEIPAWDGPRVLERALPPLPRPPTPKLEPKEEAPAQLHSPAPASPKQEPAAEPGAQHDGSGPTSPKRERLDSPVPHRPPKRVKTEVVPS, encoded by the exons ATGGAGGAGCAGGGCCTGGCCCCCAAGTTCGACACCACCTTCGAGAACGCGCGGCCCACGAAGACTCACATGGCACTGGTGCAGCTGGAGCGCGTGGGCCTCCTGCGCTTCCTGGTCAGCCAGAACGTGGACGGGCTGCACGTGCGCTCCGGCTTCCCCAG GGACAAGCTGGCAGAGCTTCACGGAAACATGTTTGTAGAAGAATGTGTCAAGTGTAAGAC GCAGTATGTCCGGGACACCGTCGTGGGCAGCATGGGCCTGAAGGCCACCGGCCGGCTCTGCACCGTGGCCAAGTCAAGGGGGCTGCGGGCCTGCCG GGGGGAGCTGAGAGACACTATCCTGGACTGGGAAGACTCCCTGCCTGACCGGGACCTCACTCTGGCCGATGAGGCCAGCAG GAACGCGGACTTGTCCATCACGCTGGGCACCTCCCTGCAAATCCGGCCCAGCGGGAACCTGCCCCTCGCCACCAAACGCCGCGGAGGCCGGCTGGTCATCATCAACCTTCAGCCCACCAAGCAC GACCGCCACGCAGACCTGCGTATCCACGGCTATGTAGATGAAGTCATGACCCGGCTCATGAAGCATCTGGGCCTGGAGATCCCGGCCTGGGACGGCCCCCGCGTGCTGGAGAGGGCACTGCCACCCCTGCcccgcccacccacccccaagCTGGAGCCCAAGGAGGAGGCCCCCGCCCAGCTCCACAGCCCAGCGCCCGCCAGCCCCAAGCAGGAGCCCGCAGCTGAGCCCGGCGCCCAGCACGACGGCTCTGGGCCCACCAGCCCCAAAAGGGAGCGGCTGGACAGTCCTGTTCCCCACAGGCCCCCCAAAAGAGTGAAGACCGAGGTGGTTCCCAGCTGA